Proteins from one Sarcophilus harrisii chromosome 2, mSarHar1.11, whole genome shotgun sequence genomic window:
- the LOC100923647 gene encoding olfactory receptor 2AG1-like, whose product MEFWNTTLENIFFLIGILQDSKSPGLVCATITFLYLVAMISNGLLLLLIAKDKRLHVPMYFLLSQLSLMDLLFTTVISPKTLVDYLHGQSTISFLGCGFQMFVIMTLGEAEDILLAFMAYDRYVAIQHPLNYMVFMRPKICWSMVATSWFSSSLNALVNVIYITHFPFCKARKIHHLVCEIPPLLKLACADTTKYQFIIYTMGVTFLFIPLSAIFASYTLVLTTVFHMPSTQGRQKALLTCSSHLTVVGLYYGAAVFMYILPSSYHNPQQDNILSVFYSVITPTLNPLIYSLRNKDVLEALKKVLGKGIQKPKL is encoded by the coding sequence ATGGAATTCTGGAACACCACCTTGGAGaacattttcttcctcattggaaTTCTCCAGGATAGTAAGTCCCCTGGACTGGTTTGTGCCACAATCACATTCCTCTACCTCGTGGCCATGATCAGCAATGGCCTTCTGCTATTATTGATTGCTAAGGACAAGAGGCTCCATGTGCCTATGTATTTCTTACTCAGCCAGCTCTCACTTATGGATTTGCTCTTTACAACTGTCATTTCCCCAAAAACACTAGTGGATTACTTGCATGGACAGAGCACCATCTCTTTTTTAGGCTGTGGATTTCAGATGTTTGTGATAATGACACTAGGAGAAGCTGAAGACATTCTGTTGGCCTTCATGGCATATGACCGCTATGTGGCCATTCAACATCCCCTGAATTATATGGTTTTCATGAGACCCAAAATTTGCTGGTCCATGGTGGCCACATCCTGGTTCTCATCATCCTTAAATGCCCTTGTGAATGTCATATACATTACGCACTTCCCTTTCTGTAAAGCCCGGAAGATTCACCACCTGGTCTGTGAGATCCCTCCACTGCTGAAGCTTGCATGTGCTGACACCACAAAATATCAGTTCATAATATACACAATGGGAGTGACATTCCTCTTCATTCCCCTCTCTGCTATTTTTGCCTCTTATACTCTAGTTTTGACTACTGTGTTCCACATGCCATCAACACAAGGGAGACAGAAAGCTCTCCTTACCTGCTCATCCCATCTGACAGTGGTTGGACTCTACTATGGAGCTGCTGTATTCATGTATATTTTGCCCAGTTCTTACCATAATCCTCAGCAAGATAATATTCTCTCTGTGTTCTATAGTGTTATTACTCCAACCCTAAACCCCCTGATCTACAGCCTGAGGAACAAGGATGTACTAGAAGCCCTGAAGAAGGTGCTAGGAAAAGGCATCCAAAAACCAAAATTATAG